In one Hyphomicrobium sp. 99 genomic region, the following are encoded:
- a CDS encoding phage portal protein, with the protein MSLISEALTRWLPMQISALGDWRNIPAPGGRLRAAESPGANQKGTSTGPLIAYQNLGEPVWAPRDYSAFAREGFMQNAIVYRSVRMIAEAAASIPLLLYEGANEIEDHPLIDLLRRPSLDHTGTDFLEAWYGFLLVAGNAYVEAVALDGEIRELHILRPDRMKVIPGLDGWPEGYEYTVAGRSVRFIDDVAANVRPILHVRLFHPANDHYGMSPIEAAATAIDIHNTASGWNKALLDNSARPSGALVYAAANGQMTEEQFARLKTELETSFQGARAAGRPLLLEGGLDWKPLSLTPKDMDFIEAKNTAAREIALAIGVPPMLLGIPGDNTYANYQEAQRAFWRQTVLPLVNRTARALSSWLSPAFVTESLFVPRDSAARSRPRGTLELRPDLDQIEALSSERDALWKRLEGVSFLTDDEKRAAAGYGAKAHAERSLKYNPDQPRVPAGNADGGQWTDGGGGGGRSTDDGRIRVAQAESPRQY; encoded by the coding sequence ATGTCGCTGATCTCGGAAGCGCTGACGCGCTGGCTGCCGATGCAAATTAGCGCGCTCGGCGACTGGCGCAACATCCCCGCGCCCGGCGGCCGGCTCCGCGCAGCGGAGTCGCCGGGCGCAAATCAAAAAGGCACGTCGACAGGCCCGCTCATCGCCTACCAAAATCTCGGTGAGCCCGTGTGGGCGCCGCGCGACTATTCCGCCTTCGCCCGCGAAGGCTTCATGCAGAACGCCATCGTCTATCGCTCCGTGCGGATGATAGCGGAGGCCGCCGCCTCGATCCCGCTGCTCCTCTATGAGGGCGCGAACGAGATCGAGGATCATCCGCTGATCGATCTGCTCCGGCGGCCGAGCCTCGATCACACCGGCACCGATTTTCTCGAAGCCTGGTACGGCTTCCTGCTCGTCGCGGGCAATGCGTACGTGGAAGCCGTCGCGCTCGATGGCGAAATCCGCGAGCTGCACATCCTGCGCCCCGACCGCATGAAGGTGATCCCCGGTCTCGACGGCTGGCCGGAAGGCTACGAGTACACCGTGGCAGGACGCTCCGTGCGCTTCATCGATGACGTGGCTGCGAACGTGCGCCCGATCTTGCACGTGCGCCTCTTCCATCCGGCGAACGATCACTACGGCATGAGCCCGATCGAAGCCGCGGCGACCGCGATAGACATTCACAATACGGCTTCGGGCTGGAACAAGGCGCTGCTCGACAACTCCGCGCGGCCGTCGGGAGCGCTCGTCTACGCGGCAGCGAACGGACAGATGACGGAGGAGCAGTTCGCGCGGTTGAAGACCGAGCTCGAGACGAGCTTCCAGGGCGCGCGCGCCGCTGGACGTCCGCTGCTCTTGGAAGGCGGCCTCGACTGGAAGCCACTGTCGCTGACGCCGAAGGACATGGACTTCATCGAGGCGAAGAACACCGCGGCGCGCGAAATCGCGCTCGCCATCGGCGTGCCCCCGATGCTGCTCGGCATTCCGGGCGACAATACGTACGCGAACTATCAGGAAGCGCAGCGCGCCTTCTGGCGCCAGACCGTGCTGCCGCTGGTGAACCGAACGGCACGGGCGCTGTCGAGCTGGTTGAGTCCTGCATTTGTGACTGAGTCTTTGTTTGTGCCCCGCGACTCCGCTGCGCGGAGCCGGCCGCGGGGCACGCTAGAACTGCGTCCCGATCTCGATCAGATCGAGGCGCTGTCGTCCGAACGCGACGCGCTCTGGAAACGCCTCGAAGGCGTCTCGTTCCTAACGGACGACGAGAAACGCGCCGCAGCGGGATATGGGGCGAAGGCCCATGCCGAGAGATCGCTGAAATACAATCCCGACCAGCCGCGCGTTCCGGCCGGCAATGCCGACGGCGGACAGTGGACGGATGGAGGCGGCGGCGGCGGGCGCAGCACGGACGACGGCCGCATCCGCGTTGCGCAGGCAGAGTCTCCCCGGCAATATTGA